The Candidatus Cloacimonadota bacterium genome has a segment encoding these proteins:
- a CDS encoding DUF3109 family protein: protein MDATTKKALSRVNPRLLQSEAIQRCSLADCKGACCVFGVWVDLREVDDIMRNAAIILPHMPPDCRVPGEWFAAVEDRDKRSPSSRVIHTAVENRAEHYQGTACVFCLADGKCALQVAALANNLHPWRFKPFYCVLHPLDLDEEGRITLDAAEDMVNEQGSCLRRAPKPIPLLDTFEPELKYLLGEQTFSCLKQFTSRNTEDEPE, encoded by the coding sequence ATGGACGCTACCACGAAAAAAGCGCTCAGCCGCGTTAACCCGCGGTTGCTTCAATCGGAAGCCATTCAGCGCTGCAGCCTTGCAGATTGCAAAGGCGCCTGCTGCGTCTTTGGCGTGTGGGTAGACCTGCGCGAGGTCGATGATATTATGCGCAACGCTGCCATCATCCTGCCGCATATGCCGCCGGACTGCCGCGTACCCGGCGAGTGGTTTGCCGCGGTGGAAGACAGAGATAAGCGCAGCCCAAGCAGTCGGGTCATCCATACAGCGGTAGAAAACCGGGCTGAGCATTACCAGGGAACCGCCTGCGTTTTCTGCCTCGCGGATGGCAAATGCGCGCTGCAGGTGGCGGCGCTGGCAAATAACCTGCATCCCTGGCGTTTTAAACCATTTTATTGTGTGCTGCACCCCCTCGACCTGGATGAAGAAGGCAGGATCACGTTAGACGCCGCAGAAGATATGGTGAACGAGCAGGGAAGTTGCCTGAGACGCGCGCCCAAACCCATCCCGTTACTCGATACCTTCGAGCCGGAGCTGAAATATCTGCTGGGTGAACAGACTTTTTCCTGCCTTAAGCAGTTCACTTCACGAAACACCGAAGATGAGCCGGAGTAA